In one window of Ovis aries strain OAR_USU_Benz2616 breed Rambouillet chromosome 5, ARS-UI_Ramb_v3.0, whole genome shotgun sequence DNA:
- the LOC101119987 gene encoding zinc finger protein 77-like isoform X1: protein MEAAAAQNWLCEQPKSQDSVVFEDVAVNFTLEEWELLDPAQRKLYRDVMLETCRNLATVGSCPQVKVSVSSPQWDILETELCIEREVVRFTRNDSRSDLGENWAFHNLQDQHLTQERRVRNHLVESLCEGKDHQSLKTPNRIIDLTVHGSYQTKIQPHQCITCGKAFTDHSFKKNQQKSHIGPKPYTCEECGQTCSCVLCLSPAGETDFMEKPDKCQDAGRASKRCMKSHSSKQSLDCKKSGKALTFQGHKRGQYGQKIYVCDVCGKSFSYYCQLKRHVRTHTGEKPYKCKECGKAFTGISHFREHVRMHTGEKPYECKQCGKAFSWCTYLREHMRTHSGEKPYECKQCGKAFPYLKSLQGHVRIHTGEKPYVCNDCGKSYSCPKYFRKHVKTHSGVKPYECTECRKAFITSSSLREHMKTHSEEKPYQCQQCGKAFRYPRSLQGHMITHSEEKPYECQQCEKAYRCLISLQRHMKMHTGEKF, encoded by the exons ATGGAGGCCGCCGCCGCGCAGAACTGGCTGTGCGAGCAGCCCAAGTCCCAG GACTCAGTGGTCTTTGAAGACGTGGCTGTGAACTTCACCCTGGAGGAGTGGGAACTGTTGGACCCTGCTCAGAGGAAGCTCTACAGAGACGTGATGCTGGAGACCTGCAGGAACCTGGCCACTGTGG GTTCTTGCCCTCAAGTTAAGGTCAGTGTATCAAGTCCTCAGTGGGATATTTTGGAGACTGAACTATGCATTGAACGGGAAGTTGTAAGATTCACAAGAAATGATTCTAGATCTGATTTGGGAGAAAACTGGGCATTTCATAACCTACAAGATCAGCATCTAACTCAGGAGAGGCGTGTGAG AAATCATTTGGTGGAAAGTCTCTGTGAAGGTAAAGATCATCAATCTCTAAAAACGCCGAACAGGATTATAGATCTTACTGTGCATGGGAGTTATCAGACTAAAATTCAGCCTCATCAATGCATTACATGTGGAAAAGCCTTCACGGATCATTCTTTCAAGAAGAATCAGCAAAAGTCTCACATTGGGCCAAAACCTTATACATGTGAGGAATGTGGACAAACCTGCAGCTGTGTTTTGTGCCTCAGCCCTGctggggaaacagactttatGGAGAAACCTGATAAATGTCAAGATGCTGGGAGAGCATCTAAGAGATGCATGAAGAGTCACAGTAGTAAACAATCTTTAGACTGTAAAAAATCTGGAAAAGCTCTCACTTTTCAGGGACATAAGAGAGGTCAGTATGGCCAGAAAAtctatgtgtgtgatgtgtgtgggaAATCTTTCAGTTATTATTGCCAACTTAAACGGCACGTGAgaactcacactggagagaaaccctataaGTGCAAAGAATGTGGGAAAGCTTTTACTGGCATCTCACACTTCCGAGAACATGTCCGAATgcacactggagagaagccctatgAGTGTAAGCAGTGTGGCAAGGCTTTCAGCTGGTGCACTTATCTTCGGGAACACATGCGAACACACAGTGGAGAAAAGCCCTATGAATGTAAGCAGTGTGGGAAAGCTTTCCCTTATCTCAAATCCTTGCAAGGACATGTGAGGATACACACAGGAGAGAAGCCTTATGTGTGTAATGATTGTGGGAAATCCTACAGTTGTCCTAAGTACTTCAGAAAACACGTGAAAACACACAGTGGAGTAAAACCCTATGAATGTACAGAATGCAGGAAAGCATTCATCACTTCTTCATCCCTTCGAGAACACATGAAAACACACAGTGAAGAGAAGCCTTACCAGTGCCAgcagtgtgggaaagccttcaggtATCCGAGATCTTTGCAAGGACACATGATAACTCACAGTGAAGAGAAACCGTACGAATGTCAGCAGTGTGAAAAAGCCTACAGGTGTCTCATATCCCTGCAGAGACACATGAAGATGCACACTGGTGAAAAATTCTGA
- the LOC101119987 gene encoding zinc finger protein 77-like isoform X2 — MDSVVFEDVAVNFTLEEWELLDPAQRKLYRDVMLETCRNLATVGSCPQVKVSVSSPQWDILETELCIEREVVRFTRNDSRSDLGENWAFHNLQDQHLTQERRVRNHLVESLCEGKDHQSLKTPNRIIDLTVHGSYQTKIQPHQCITCGKAFTDHSFKKNQQKSHIGPKPYTCEECGQTCSCVLCLSPAGETDFMEKPDKCQDAGRASKRCMKSHSSKQSLDCKKSGKALTFQGHKRGQYGQKIYVCDVCGKSFSYYCQLKRHVRTHTGEKPYKCKECGKAFTGISHFREHVRMHTGEKPYECKQCGKAFSWCTYLREHMRTHSGEKPYECKQCGKAFPYLKSLQGHVRIHTGEKPYVCNDCGKSYSCPKYFRKHVKTHSGVKPYECTECRKAFITSSSLREHMKTHSEEKPYQCQQCGKAFRYPRSLQGHMITHSEEKPYECQQCEKAYRCLISLQRHMKMHTGEKF, encoded by the exons ATG GACTCAGTGGTCTTTGAAGACGTGGCTGTGAACTTCACCCTGGAGGAGTGGGAACTGTTGGACCCTGCTCAGAGGAAGCTCTACAGAGACGTGATGCTGGAGACCTGCAGGAACCTGGCCACTGTGG GTTCTTGCCCTCAAGTTAAGGTCAGTGTATCAAGTCCTCAGTGGGATATTTTGGAGACTGAACTATGCATTGAACGGGAAGTTGTAAGATTCACAAGAAATGATTCTAGATCTGATTTGGGAGAAAACTGGGCATTTCATAACCTACAAGATCAGCATCTAACTCAGGAGAGGCGTGTGAG AAATCATTTGGTGGAAAGTCTCTGTGAAGGTAAAGATCATCAATCTCTAAAAACGCCGAACAGGATTATAGATCTTACTGTGCATGGGAGTTATCAGACTAAAATTCAGCCTCATCAATGCATTACATGTGGAAAAGCCTTCACGGATCATTCTTTCAAGAAGAATCAGCAAAAGTCTCACATTGGGCCAAAACCTTATACATGTGAGGAATGTGGACAAACCTGCAGCTGTGTTTTGTGCCTCAGCCCTGctggggaaacagactttatGGAGAAACCTGATAAATGTCAAGATGCTGGGAGAGCATCTAAGAGATGCATGAAGAGTCACAGTAGTAAACAATCTTTAGACTGTAAAAAATCTGGAAAAGCTCTCACTTTTCAGGGACATAAGAGAGGTCAGTATGGCCAGAAAAtctatgtgtgtgatgtgtgtgggaAATCTTTCAGTTATTATTGCCAACTTAAACGGCACGTGAgaactcacactggagagaaaccctataaGTGCAAAGAATGTGGGAAAGCTTTTACTGGCATCTCACACTTCCGAGAACATGTCCGAATgcacactggagagaagccctatgAGTGTAAGCAGTGTGGCAAGGCTTTCAGCTGGTGCACTTATCTTCGGGAACACATGCGAACACACAGTGGAGAAAAGCCCTATGAATGTAAGCAGTGTGGGAAAGCTTTCCCTTATCTCAAATCCTTGCAAGGACATGTGAGGATACACACAGGAGAGAAGCCTTATGTGTGTAATGATTGTGGGAAATCCTACAGTTGTCCTAAGTACTTCAGAAAACACGTGAAAACACACAGTGGAGTAAAACCCTATGAATGTACAGAATGCAGGAAAGCATTCATCACTTCTTCATCCCTTCGAGAACACATGAAAACACACAGTGAAGAGAAGCCTTACCAGTGCCAgcagtgtgggaaagccttcaggtATCCGAGATCTTTGCAAGGACACATGATAACTCACAGTGAAGAGAAACCGTACGAATGTCAGCAGTGTGAAAAAGCCTACAGGTGTCTCATATCCCTGCAGAGACACATGAAGATGCACACTGGTGAAAAATTCTGA